A genomic region of Papaver somniferum cultivar HN1 chromosome 7, ASM357369v1, whole genome shotgun sequence contains the following coding sequences:
- the LOC113294883 gene encoding uncharacterized protein LOC113294883 — protein sequence MDAPSFGWIKCNTDGAYDEISGTNGAGYVMRDFSSKPSFCASLVFEVKSTEETEAKAIWAVLKKALEQQLTHIIVESDSKTLIDQFSAGLFDRDSRTNVIFKDIQLFSSKLVACIFNFQPRVCNSVAHELAQWEKTNNASMYWSVPPV from the coding sequence atggatgccccCTCTTTTGGATGGATTAAGTGTAACACTGATGGTGCTTATGATGAGATTTCTGGAACAAATGGTGCAGGGTATGTGATGAGGGATTTCTCAAGCAAACCCTCTTTTTGTGCCTCCCTGGTTTTTGAAGTAAAGTCTACTGAAGAAACTGAAGCCAAAGCTATTTGGGCAGTCCTGAAGAAAGCCTTGGAGCAGCAGTTAACTCATATCATTGTTGAAAGTGATTCGAAGACTCTCATTGATCAATTTTCAGCTGGCCTGTTTGATAGAGACTCGCGAACGAATGTTATTTTTAAGGATATTCAGTTATTTTCTTCCAAATTAGTGGCATGTATATTTAACTTTCAACCGCGTGTTTGTAATTCTGTAGCTCATGAGTTAGCTCAATGGGAAAAAACAAACAATGCCTCAATGTACTGGTCTGTTCCTCCTGTTTAG